A stretch of DNA from Plasmodium brasilianum strain Bolivian I chromosome 3, whole genome shotgun sequence:
ttgttatacaaaaaaataacgtcaataaaagaaaaagtagaaGAGGATATTTCTAATCGCATTGAAGTATACAATTATTTTGAAGTTTAAAATAAGAACGTAAATGTGTTcgcattattatatatatattatttacagtctttttattttgactTTTATTGCTcgtattttacatatatccTCTTATACAtgaattcattttattattttattattttattatttttttttgttaacaatttttatagaaagaaaaaagaagaatattaAAGATTACGGATAGGGAAAAGAAGGAGtcaataaattacaaaaaaagaagatcTACAATAAAAAGTGATagacaaaaaattataagattTGAAAGTGATGATATTGcttgaaattttttcatttacatgATTGCACCCTATTATCGTTTCCTCTGCTCTGTTTTATAAGTTGTAAGGAGAAACACAAATATGGATAGGTtcaaaaaacaattatataaaataaataagtgtATGAACTCTTAATGGGCTATATCAAAATACATATTGTATATCAGTTTATACTTGTTTTGTTTTCTGTGTAATGTACATACTGtgacatatgtacatgtacgtgtacatataaatgtacataaatatatatatacgtacgcactttaatatttcattctttttatcCCCTTTGAGAATAAATCAGCCAATggaatattttgtttttttttttaatttatgctctcattaataaataaataaattaattttcgTCCATATATCGCTTAATGACCGTGCTGCACATAGAAcatcattaatataataggGGTAGTAACAGACGGGCTATcaaaactatatatatatgcatatatacacacttGTTGCAGTTTCACCTGCGCCATGCTGCTTTACAGACTTAAAACTTTTacatatgataataatatttacaacactacttaaatgtacatatgtatgtataaatgtatgggATGTAATTTATGGCCTTCTTGAAGGAAAAATACAAAGCCTAAACAAAATTGTAaaacgtataaatatatataactccTTTTTAAGCCaccataaaataaaatagaagatacatgtatttatttttctgaacatttattaaaaataactttcttagcattttataatatgttatcatatatatatacataacatttataaaattgaaaaaaagtatataattgaaaaagcacttatatgtttttaactGTTGTGCattattgtaattttatattatatgcatcatttataattttatacgtaataaaatatatataaatataaaagtacctattcttaaaattatatttttttttttattcattttatgaattaaaaaaaaaaaatgtaattaaagcataaaaaaagTCGAAAACTCATCAGTTAAGTTactgtaatttatttttacgttaaatattattcatgagctccatatatatgtacatatatacgtagatatttaataaaagcgAACTACATTTTTTACGGCTGCAAATTAAAGTATTTATTAAACAAATGCAAAGCCAAGCAAGCTACGTAAACGCGTCATCTTTAAtgatttatgtaaaaatattctttttttaattttttcatttttttttaaataacactTATTATTAATTGAAAATGCGTCTGTATTTGCCTTTTTAGTATAGtaacaattttatataattttttttttttgccataaaaaaaatggaatctttttaaattttaattcattatatttttacatttttacgcTTTGCTATCAATAATACtttctctttatattttttttttttttttgtggttTTACTGTAGTcaagtaaaatttataagcATTCTTCAATTTTTGCAAGTTTAAGTTCAACagttttaaaagaataaaaaatagaagcaattttttaaattgaaaTTGAATAATTAATGTTTTAAGAACATACAAATAGCACAGGAAAaacttcttttatatatattagacgCACTAAAAAGcagaaattttgaaaaatttgcAGGATTGAGCATATATGAACAGTAGTACATACGTtcatgtgtgtgtatgtacgcatatatgtatgtatatttatacataagcACAAACATAAGTATATGCACAAATGCATACAcaaatgcatacataaatgcatacaaaaaagcatacataaatgcatacacaaatgcatacataaatgcatacaCGAATGTAAACGTACATACGTCCATATGCACGTATTTCCACGCAAGTATATGTGCACGCGTTCTCGTATGTATTTTTGTCAAGAGTGAAATAGCTAATGAGTGAAAAATATCATGAAACGCAAAAaactaaataataataagtaaattataaataaaatcaaaagTTCAACCAAGAAAGTGTTAACCAAGATTACATGGGGTTGTgtatatagaataaaattacaaaagaaagatttaaaaaaaaaaatagtaggaattgaaaaataacaaaaaaattatcgtATAGtaaaatcctttttttttttttttttttttaaagaaaaagaaaagaaaaatatctAGTATTTGAAAGATGGATGAAAGTATCAATTTATCAGacaataaaaacattaacaaatcgtatgatataaaaaatatatacaacataaaaaaagaggatgTGATTGTTCAGGAATATATGAACGTAAATAATAACTCAACAATTAATATAGATAACAAGGAtcaagtaaatatatatattgaaaatagggacttgaataaaaaaacatataactGTTATACTTGTAACATACAGATTTATaactattctttttttcgatATCATTTTAAATCTGAGTGGcacaaatataatttaaagagaaaattattaaaccTAAATGCAGTTAACGAGTTAgcttttaatgaaaaagtgcaaattttaaaaaagagtgaggaaggaaaaggaaaaggaaaaggaaaagaacaGGAGGGAAATAATCTTAATACGTCCAAAAAGCATAGTAAcagtaattataaaaaaaaaaaaggaaaaaaaaacaatggAGAAGATTATAaccataaaaaagtaaataatagtaatagtaataggaatagtaataatgaaGGAAGTAGCTATGATATACAAAAAGTGAAATATGCTACAAAAGAAGAGGTGCTATTAAACAGAAATGTAAAGTATGATAACCCCTTAGTCTGTTTTTTTGATAACAGAATTTTTAATACCattgatgaaaatataaaacatatgaatgataattatactttttatattcctGATCAAAAATATGTAACGGACATAGAAAAAGTACTTTTAACCatagggaaaaaaatatatgaagagAATAAATGCATTTATTGTTTTCGATATTCCAAATGTGTTAAATCTTTACAATCACATATGATATGTAAAAGTCATACGAAAGTACACACcgatttttttgtatttattcaaaaatattatgatttttcaaaaacatatgttgatttattaaataaatatattaacagtaaagaagataaagaattacttatttatatgttacaCAAAAGAAGAAAGGATAAAATATCTTTAAAGTGTCAGGCAAGTGAAAAACATAACAAGGATAatacaacaaaaaattatggagTAAGTGATGATAAGCAAAACGTGGATAATGTTGAAGATGAAAAGAGCCCTGATGATAGCAAACAAGGCAATGTATTCAACCATGGAAAAGGCATTAACAGTAATGTATGTACCGTTCACAATGGAAGCAATGTAAATGGTGTAAACGATATCAAGTATAGAAAATTGCATTCTTCCGAAGGAGAGAACATTGATGACTACAACAGTAATAACTATAACAAGCAACATAAGTATGAAAGTGACAACAATGACGATTACAAAGTGAAAGAAGAGGACTTGAGTAAGAACCTAAGTTATGATACTATTTATGAAGTCCTTGAAGAATTTGGTTATATAAAACCtgaattaaatgaatacaataatttaatattaccGGATGGATCCGAAGCAATTAATAGGAAaatagcatatatatttaaacaaaaattgcCTCTTGAAAATAGGACAgatttaaaatgtaataagaTGGatgttatgaaaaaaaaagagagcaatcagtataacaaaaaatataaatactacATTGATATTGCTAAAAAATATGGCTTAGATTTAAATGTGAAGACAAACAAGTTAAACAGGTTTTATAAAAGTGATActatgttttttctttaattatgAAGTGCGTAACgaatatacacattttaGCGGACCCAATGTTATACATAGTAAGTGTAGATACGTATGTAATGAAGTCCACGTGTACCATGATTTTAGTTTTACGGGTGAGAAGCACTTTTTCGCAAGTCATGTGTGAAATACCCttttgattaaaaaaaataaaaataaaataataataatataaaatgaaataaaataaaaatgcaataaaaataatataaaatgaaataaaataaaaattatataaaataaagtaaaataaaaattatataaaataaagtaaaataaaaattatataaaatgaaataaaataaaaatacaaataaaacgaaataaaataaaaatacaaataaaacgaaataaaataaaaatacaaataaaacgaaataaaataaaaatacaaataaaacgaaataaaataaaaattatataaaataaagtaaaataaaaattatataaaatgaaataaaataaaaatacaaataaaacgaaataaaataaaaatacaaataaaacgaaataaaataaaaatacaaataaaacgaaataaaataaaaatacaaataaaacgaaataaaataaaaatacaaataaaacgaaataaaaataaaatataataaaataaaaggaatgaAAACCGTAAGGTTGtagttattatatatactttaatttttatgcaaAATAGTGGTTTACTTATACTCAAAGGAGTGAAATCAAATAAATTAGCAAATGTAACATTAGTCgcaaatttaaataaatagtaaacatgtcgataaataaaaatgtccTATTTTCCAGAAAACTCCTCCAtcaaatttacaaaaataaataatatgcattaaatttttagctagctggaaaaagaaaaaagaaatttatatttttatgtatatttttaattacttttatatctatattcaAAGAACAAATTGGAAAAAgggataaaataaagaaaattaaatttacggataaaattaaaataataaaaaaaaaggaaaaaaaaaaaaaaaaaaaaagagcattAATTTTCCCACCATTATGTGTAATAAGTTTACGTtgaagtgtatatatattatgtgtatacttatatataggAGC
This window harbors:
- a CDS encoding zinc finger protein produces the protein MDESINLSDNKNINKSYDIKNIYNIKKEDVIVQEYMNVNNNSTINIDNKDQVNIYIENRDLNKKTYNCYTCNIQIYNYSFFRYHFKSEWHKYNLKRKLLNLNAVNELAFNEKVQILKKSEEGKGKGKGKEQEGNNLNTSKKHSNSNYKKKKGKKNNGEDYNHKKVNNSNSNRNSNNEGSSYDIQKVKYATKEEVLLNRNVKYDNPLVCFFDNRIFNTIDENIKHMNDNYTFYIPDQKYVTDIEKVLLTIGKKIYEENKCIYCFRYSKCVKSLQSHMICKSHTKVHTDFFVFIQKYYDFSKTYVDLLNKYINSKEDKELLIYMLHKRRKDKISLKCQASEKHNKDNTTKNYGVSDDKQNVDNVEDEKSPDDSKQGNVFNHGKGINSNVCTVHNGSNVNGVNDIKYRKLHSSEGENIDDYNSNNYNKQHKYESDNNDDYKVKEEDLSKNLSYDTIYEVLEEFGYIKPELNEYNNLILPDGSEAINRKIAYIFKQKLPLENRTDLKCNKMDVMKKKESNQYNKKYKYYIDIAKKYGLDLNVKTNKLNRFYKSDTMFFL